Part of the Quercus lobata isolate SW786 chromosome 6, ValleyOak3.0 Primary Assembly, whole genome shotgun sequence genome, aagacaatatatcaaagaaaaaggcagattcacatattaagaaataagaagcagttttgaaaaaaaaaaaaaaaaaaagagaaataagtgaatcaaagagatttgatgaaatgtaaattacataGCAAAGCAATTTCCTCACGTTGTAGGGCTAAATAATTTTGCAGTAACTTGATAATAATATCATATGCTGCAGGTTAGCAAAAtctaggagatccttgactccaggaaagcaaagcttgggagatccttgatcccaacaaagcctgAGAGATctttgatcccaacaaagctgaagagatccttgactccaggaaagcaaatcctgggagatccttgatcccagcaaagcTTAAAAAATCCTTGgttccaacaaagctgaggagatccttatTCCAGCAAAGTCCTTAGCaaatccttgactccaggaaagcaaagcttgggagatccttgatcccaacaaagcttgggagatccttgatcccaacaaagttgaggagatccttgatcccaacaaagctgaggagatcctttattccagcaaggctgagtacattctTAATTTCAGCAAAGTCcaagagatccttgactctaggaaagcaaagcctgggagatccttgatcccagcaaagcctaagaaatccttggttccaacaaagctgaggagatcctttattccagcaaggctgagtacattctTAATTTCAGCAAAGTCcaagagatccttgactctaggaaagcaaagcctgggagatccttgatcccagcaaagtctaagaaatccttggttccaacaaagctgaggagatcctttattccagcaaggctgagtacattattaattccagcaaagtccaagagatccttgactccaggaaagcaaatcctgggagatccttgatcccagcaaagcctaagaaatccttggttccaacaaagctgaggagatcctttattccagcaaggctgagcacatccttaattccagcaaagtccaggagatccttgactccaggaaagcaaagcttgggagatccttgatcccaacaaagctgaggagatccttgatcccaacaaagctgaggagatcctttattccagcaagtctgagtacatccttaattccagcaaagtccaggagatccttgactccaggaaagcaaagcttgggagatccttgatcccaacaaagctgaggagatccttgatcccaacaaagcctaagaaatccttggttccaacaaaactgaggagatcctttattccagcaaggctgagtacatccttaatttcagcaaagtctaagagatccttaactccaggaaagtaaagcctgggagatccttgatcccaacaaagttgaggagatccttaattccagcaaggCTAAGTACACcttcaatttcaacaaagcCTAAAAGATCGTTAGTTCCAGCAAAGGCGAAGTATTTCCACGAATCCAGCAAAGTAAAatggttgtgaaaaaaaaaaaatggaggcatCCGGAAAATGGATAGAAGTTCCATAATAGCATCAAGAGAAGGTGGATCAAGCATGATTCAACAACCGCCTCATGTCTTGGGGGCTAAAGCCTATTATGCAGTGgaccttaaatatattttgaagaaaatcaatagaaacactATATTGCAAGTCAGTAGCAAAATCAACATTATTGAAAGCTCAACAACTATACAATACATCTATCATTTCTTACAGCTCAATAATTGGGCTCACCTATGGAAATAACAAGATTTGGAGGAGATACAGAGACCATTGGAAGACACCTACAACTAGCTCTAAAAGCCAACCATGACATCACAACTATTGCCTAATCCTCTCAACGTATCACTAGTACGTGAAAGAGGGATTGAATGGGAAGCCCACAAAAGTCACTGCTATCTTAGTCATTTCATCCAACACAAAGTAAACTTTGTGGAAAATATACTTTATGATGAATCTGCTGCAGCTGAAGAATATCTCATTGCTAGGATCCCGGGGAGCTCCTATATTTGGGATCTCGGGGGTTCCTAtcgcagaagaagaagaaacctgGAGGGAAAGCAGAATATTGCTTATGAAGGCACGCGGGACCTAAATGTAGCCTACAAGAGGATCTCAGACCACCATCTTACATGATAGCCCAGGAAGAGATCCTGGAGGAACCTGGGGATACGATGAGTCAGAATTTCCCATCTCCAGGATCCCGAGGGGTTCCCATCCTAGAAGAAGGAAGCAATGCCCATGGTTTAAGGGATCCCTtggacagaaaaagaaagaaggaggaaCGCTAATATACTATTTATGAAGATCCTGGAGAAACTTACAGATATGGAAAGGAAGACATAAATCCtaccaaagaaaaaactagAAGAGGTGAACTTAGGGGCTGACGCAAGGAACCCAGGGCCCATCCTGATCAGCAGTCAGTacagaaaaaaagagaaactgGTGGagttattgaaaaaatatgaagatttatTGGCGTGAACTCCTTCAAACTAAATAAGGCACCTCCAAAGGATAAATTTCCTTCGCCTAACATCGATCTCCTCATAGATCCAACTAAGGCAACAACAATATCAACCATacagaggcatacaaagcattgAAAGACACTGAAATGAGGTATCCCAACATGGAAAGGGCGTGTATGGCAGTTATGCATCTCAACAACtgaatcattacttttcatccCACCAAATCCTATTGGTGACAAGCTCTCATCCAATAAAAACCCTCCTCAATCAGCCCCTGCAATCTTGAAGAGTAGCCAGGTGGTTAATATTAATTTCCCAATACAACATAGGTCCGAAGGATCCCCAGAGCTATCAAGAGCTAAGCTGTAACAAACTCACTGACCCAGTTCCCCGAAGATGAGAAATACCTATTAAATGAGAAGATCTCTGAAAAAGTAGTAGCGGCAGAGATCCTTGTAAAGAAACAGACTATGAGGTTTATGAAGAAAGCCTTCAACGAGCATGCCTAGAGGAAGTCATCCTCTTCTAGGATCCCCGTACGAAGATCCCCATACGAAGATCCCCCACTTGAAGAAAACACCATGACAGAATCATCTTGGTGGAGCTCCTGGCCATCAGTCTACCATTGAGAGCAACCTTAGATGACTCATAAAAGAAGATTCTTTCCATAAAGAATTTGTTCACAGCCAAGAAAGGATATTTCAGAAGATTCtcggagaagaaaacaaatcctcatccctttaaagaaaagaaaagaaatcagttCAGTAAGCCCACTTGAAAATGAAGGGCTACGAAGGAACTTTTCCTgaagattgaaaaattcaatggtcatgaacagaaattttccaagtagcatggcctaggacttgggaaagggcaaattttccatgtacctagctcaggacttgatcaaaaaaaaaaagaaagaaagaaattttccaagtggcatggcctaggacttgggaaagggaaacttttccatgtacctagcccaggacttgaccaaaacagattttttccaagtggcatggcctaggacttgggaaaaggcaaattttccatgtacctagcccagaaCTTGAGCAGAATAGAATTTTCCAAGTaacatggcctaggacttgggaaaaggcaaattttccatgtacctagcccaggacttgatcaaaacagaaattttccaagtagcatggcctaggacttgggaaagggcaaattttccatgtacctagctcaggacttgataaaaaaaaaaaaaaaaaaaagaaagattttttccaagtggcatggcctaggacttgggaaagggaaaatttttcatgtacctagcccaggacttgaccaaaaacagattttttttccaagtgaCATGGCTAGGACTTGGTAAGAGCAAACTTTCCATGTATCTAGCCCAAAACTTGGCCTAGAACCATTTTTCTAAATACATGGCCTTGAAATTGGCCAAGAGCAAAAGTTTCCAACTACGACCAAGAAAATGGTCAAAAGCAAANNNNNNNNNNNNNNNNNNNNNNNNNNNNNNNNNNNNNNNNNNNNNNNNNNNNNNNNNNNNNNNNNNNNNNNNNNNNNNNNNNNNNNNNNNNNNNNNNNNNNNNNNNNNNNNNNNNNNNNNNNNNNNNNNNNNNNNNNNNNNNNNNNNNNNNNNNNNNNNNNNNNNNNNNNNNNNNNNNNNNNNNNNNNNNNNNNNNNNNNNNNNNNNNNNNNNNNNNNNNNNNNNNNNNNNNNNNNNNNNNNNNNNNNNNNNNNNNNNNNNNNNNNNNNNNNNNNNNNNNNNNNNNNNNNNNNNNNNNNNNNNNNNNNNNNNNNNNNNNNNNNNNNNNNNNNNNNNNNNNNNNNNNNNNNNNNNNNNNNNNNNNNNNNNNNNNNNNNNNNNNNNNNNNNNNNNNNNNNNNNNNNNNNNNNNNNNNNNNNNNNNNNNNNNNNNNNNNNNNNNNNNNNNNNNNNNNNNNNNNNNNNNNNNNNNNNNNNNNNNNNNNNNNNNNNNNNNNNNNNNNNNNNNNNNNNNNNNNNNNNNNNNNNNNNNNNNNNNNNNNNNNNNNNNNNNNNNNNNNNNNNNNNNNNNNNNNNNNNNNNNNNNNNNNNNNNNNNNNNNNNNNNNNNNNNNNNNNNNNNNNNNNNNNNNNNNNNNNNNNNNNNNNNNNNNNNNNNNNNNNNNNNNNNNNNNNNNNNNNNNNNNNNNNNNNNNNNNNNNNNNNNNNNNNNNNNNNNNNNNNNNNNNNNNNNNNNNNNNNNNNNNNNNNNNNNNNNNNNNNNNNNNNNNNNNNNNNNNNNNNNNNNNNNNNNNNNNNNNNNNNNNNNNNNNNNNNNNNNNNNNNNNNNNNNNNNNNNNNNNNNNNNNNNNNNNNNNNNNNNNNNNNNNNNNNNNNNNNNNNNNNNNNNNNNNNNNNNNNNNNNNNNNNNNNNNNNNNNNNNNNNNNNNNNNNNNNNNNNNNNNNNNNNNNNNNNNNNNNNNNNNNNNNNNNNNNNNNNNNNNNNNNNNNNNNNNNNNNNNNTTAAAAATATGCTGAAGCACAAACTGTATAATTAATTGAAGATAATGTACCTTTTAAAATTGGGAATTGGATGTGACTGGCTGAAGCAATTTCAGAACTTGAATGGGGGATGAACTTTTAAGGTCAAGATCAtgggtttatattatttatttatttatttgtttttgtgtataTGGTGGAGATAAGGATGCATCGCAATGCCATATTATAGAGCTTATTAAGGgcttttccttaaaaaatgataaaagctCAGCCGTAATGGAAGTGTCACTTGTTTCCCTTATTAATGGCAAAAGTTATCCTCTAAGTTGGGAAagagaaatttgaagatttGATGCTACCTCTAGTTGTCTCTATCACACTCACAATTCTACTGTGCGTGCACGCCCTTAATTATGCTGTGCACGCAAACAAAGTTCCAGCGAGAAACAacgaagaaaaagattgagagagatgaggagagagagagagagagagagagagagagagagagaaagagagagagagagagagagactcgtGTCTGGTTTTCaagggattttttttcaaaatatctaCAAAACTCAAACAATTTTATGAGTTAGCAAcgttttcaaattatttaggaaactaacaaCTCGAGTATGTGAGACTTGATTTCACTGTAGCAAATCGAGTATAAGAGAGTCGATTTCTTTAGGAAATTGAGTATAAGAGAGTCGATTTCActgttcatcatcttcttcgtttgttctttttttttttctccatctgCCGTCCCACACCCTTCTTCCCAACCCCTAAAAAACCCAAGACAGTGCTTCCTTCTTCAACTATATCCATTTCTCAaaatcccaaacccaaatcatGATCTCAATTGGagcaaaaatccaaaccccTCATCTAAATCCATTtctcaaaatccaaacccaTTTCTGCTTCGAttgtgatttgggtttgggatttTGAGAAATGGATATAGTTGAAGAAGGAAGCACTGTCTTGGGTTTTTTGGGGGTTGGGAAGAAGGTGTGGGACGGcagatggagaaaaaaaaaaaaagaacgaacgaagaagatgatgaacagTGAAATCGACTCTCTTATACTCGATTTCCTAAAGAAATCAATTCTCTTAAACTCGATTTGCTACAGTGAAATCGAGTCTCACATACTCGAGttgttagtttcctaaatagtttgaaaacgttgctaagtaataaaattgtttggattttgtagttattttgaaaaaaaatccgGTTTTCAAGATTCAACCGTGAAATCGAGAGTAAATTAGTAAAATTCGGTTAACCTATACCTTTAGGTATTTATTAAAGATGGAGCCAGGACTTTGGCTCAAGGGAGGTGTCTCTAACCTCTAGTTCAGTGGCTTCTTAGTTGtagaggtttttatttttatttatttttattttttatttttatgtgtgcatttgctaagtaaagaaaaaattattatgtttaaaactttttaaagggcCAGTTGTTTGTTTGAGTAAAATTCGTTaattggacttaattttttttagctttgttattggtgatttttgttgttgcacaAATGTTTTTGGGCTAGTATAtgttgttttagattttagatctataaatttttttaatggcctttaaaatgaggaaagtGCTAGAGATATATTGCTAAtatagtgagtgattattgataagtaaaaaaaatgatgtaagtgATAGGCCCAGATacgaaccaataagaatttgtacctcaacagtttataaaaatattatagataagtTTGTAACTGTAACGTTActctaaaaagaataaatgatattgttaagggaccaaaatgtaattttatagaacaaaattgctaaaattaatgcatatatatatatatactaatatatttataaaaaaaaaatttaggggggggggggggccattgccccccggTCAATTAATGCCTCCATCCTTGGTATTtattaatcattcatttttttttttttaaatttatgagaaactgaaaaaattgtaaaaaaaatttgacaactttttcaatttctcataaaatatttcataaaatagtttactaatgtATGCCCTAAGCGCATACGTTAGTAAAACCCAATTAGTAATACAAGGTATATTAAAATTTGCACAATTGTTAATATAGTATATTGTGATTGGAACATTACTTTTATCTTTGTCTcctattaatattatttttattatgacaAATGCAGTTGTAAAAAAACTTTGTCTCTGGGCTAGTAGACTTATTACTAGAAAAGGAAGGGAAACtgagtaccaaaaaaaaaaagaaaaaaaaaaagaaagaaagagaagacaCTGTTCTTAGGAGGTAGGGGGACAATTAATAGAGAGTCCAAGGTTAAGAACACAAAAAAGATAAACGAAGTCATATATTAtatgttttctattttgtttgttttcactTGCATTAATAAAGCCTCTGTGTATTGAACTTCGGCGTCTGGGTGAAGAGAGGTAACAAACAAGTTCTTTTGTCGTGGTTCTCCCAGTGTTTACTTAtacctaaaattaaaatgtcaaCAAAGCCAGATGAATATGATCTAGACAGCTTCTAGAGACAAGCAATTTGCAATTCTTTCTGACATGCATGAACCTTCATGCGTATTAACTTCTCATGCCTAATTACATCCATTATCTAGCAAAACTAATCGTATTTCCAGCTATACATAAAACTAGAAGACCTGTATTGAAACCAAATAGGGGTGGCCTAAGTCAGTCCAAGGAACATGAGAATTAAGTAATTTAAGcctaaaattaaacaaaattcatataaattttttgggtaaattacataAGTTTTCATGAAATGTAACTATACCAAACTATGGACAAAATGATGCTCCACTTTTAGGCTTATATTTGTATAAATATGATAGATAAGTCCATGATTGACACTTTCTAATGGAATATTCTActttaaaagaaatattcttTGCTCAAACTATGAGGAACAGGGAGAATGACATTCTCTTGAGTTAtagataaataatatttttcttagaaACATTCACTAAGGGAGATGAAAATGTCATTCTATCCATAATTTGGGGAGTGCTTTGAGAAACTCTTGCACTGGTGTGTGGATCATATGTAAGATTCGCCTTAcagttgtgttttttttccccttacattattgttttatttcgtTTTATTCATTACAAtttttgagaaggaaagaaagaaagaaaaatataaataaataatcaaataagTGATTGAAAAGACAGCGATGGATCGAATGAGACTGTAGTGGTATGACCACAATGTTATCAAATAACTATTAGTAGAGATGAAAGTCACAGTTTTATAAATTTGGAATAGTTACTATATAACAATATGCTAAGTGGTATAAATATTTTCATAGTTATTGAGGTATTATATTCTATTCTCCTTTCAGgagagaatgaaaaaagaaagaaaaaaaaaaagaatgtggCAGAGTTAATGATTCATTACTGACTATAAAAATTCGAGATTAAATTGTTGTATTGaggtaatatattataattgatGCATTAAATATGAACTAtgtctatataaaaataaaatgatattgcatccattataatttaaTCCTTAGAGTTTATTTGGAATtcgtttattttatttaaattgaaaatttttttgttaaaagtactatagataaaagtaaaagtttatTGAAGTAGTATAGTAATCTATGaatagcattaaaaaaatatagtaaaatttataaataataaaaaaaaaagataaataataaaataaattaataaaattaatcacTACGTAcacataataacaataacaaatagttaacaaaaaaaatgcaaaacaaaatcCAGAATTTGCAGCCCAAAAGAAGGGGATGAATAGTATAAGACCGGACAGATAGAGATGGAGTGGAAGTGTAAAAGAAAGAGGAGCGGAAATGAACCAATAGGAAGAGATTCTTACTTAATAGAAAGTATAAAAACAGGAAACTCCCAACTCTCACAACAGTTCCTGTGGCTTAAACGCGCCTCAAGTATTGGAACTATAGAAAAGAATCATGGAGCAATATTGGCTACGATTTTCCACGCGCTCCTTTATCGAGTGGCTAAAACCATTACCAATCTGTCTTtagaatataaataataacatCTGGTCTAAATAGTTTAGATTCAGATGATAATGATGacatagaaagagagagagagagagagagagagagagagatgtagaATGAGCAAAACCATAACCTAACGAAGAAGGAAgcttttgaaagataaaaaggaaaagagagagagagagagatagagagctAAAGTAGAGAACTCCTTGACCCCATCTCTACAATTTTAGCAATTGACCAACacagatgagagagagagtgagtgagtgagagtCAGAGATTAGActtttatagagagagaaagatattCATAAATCTCCATATCTTATTAATTCCAACCCCATACTTGTTCAAATCTCTGAAATTTATCAACTGGGTCATTttcagaagagagagagagataggcaCATGAATCTTCTAGATATGGTATCATTTTCCATAGTGGGTATGAAGTATTTCActatttcttgaaattttatcaaCTGGGTCTTGTTCAGaaaaagagtgagagaaagagagaggcacATGAATCTTCTAGATACTGTGTTATTCCTAAGTGGGTATTTCATGGTCTAAAGAcagaaacagagaaaacaaaaagattgcATTTTTATCACAAAATCACAACATGGGTACCCCACCAGCAGAGGAGCTCCTAAGGAAGATAGAGGAGCTAGAAGCAGGTCATGCCAATCTCAAACAAGAGATGTCAAAGCTCGTTCTCTCAGGGAATGaacaacaacaccaccaccatcaccaccaccacaaccacaatcaGCAGAGGTCGCACTCTGTGTCCCCGCAGCGCTCTGGTCCACAGCGTAGGCGAGCTGGTGCTTCAGGATTGGACAGTGGAGCTGGAGGAGTGTGGAAGAAGGCTGGTTCAACGTCGTTTCGGCATTCGTCGCCGTTACAGAGAGAGAGCCGGAGCCGTGAGCCTACGAATGTGGATGTGGATGTGAATGTGAATgtgagtggtggtggtggcggcgcTGGCGGTGGTGGGCCATCAGCTGTGAATTTCACTGATAGGCAGTACTTGAATATATTGCAGTCAATGGGACAGTCTGTACATATATTCGATCTTAATGGTCGTATCATTTACTGGTCAGTGGTTTTAGTACttttttggttaattaaattcTCTATTGCATGTTCTTTTATTGGTCTTTTGGTCATTTGGGTAATGCTTTGTTTTGCAGATTTTAATGGTATTTATTCGTTTGGGTATTGCTAGTTTTGAGAATGTTAGCAAAACTTAAGTACTGTTTCTTAGATTCctcaatttaaattcaattatgcGGTTGCATTGACCAATGAACTACACTGTTGAATTTAAGCATTGGTTGAATAAAATCAGGGAACCAAAGTTAGAGCACCTAAGGAACTCTACCTAAGTTttgccattttctttttcttgtgtttcAGTGTATGTTTGGTTTTAtgttgttttgagtttttattgggTGGTTGTTTGATTGCAATGCTTGCTGGAACTGTAGATTGATGGTGTGTTTATTGGAATTGAGAATTTGGGATTGACTCTGGGTTGTGATTCTGAAATTGGGTTGGTACCAATGACAAACTCTGAACTTGAAATTGCATTTTAGCTACTTAATGAATGTATTTTTACATTGATATGTTATTTGTCTTATTGACTATATGGGTAACAGCTTGGTTTACTTAATTTTCCAATTTGGTCTTTTTGGGAATGTTCAATTTTGGCAGGAACCGAACTGCTGAGAATCTATATGGTTATTCTGCAGCGGAAGCCCTTGGCCAGGATGCCGTTGAACTTCTAATTGATCCCCAGAACTATGCCGTAGCAAATAATATAGTACATCGGGTCTCCATGGGAGAGAGCTGGACTGGGCAGATTCCTCTCAAGAATAAGACGGGGGAGACTATTTTAGCTGTTGCAACCAACACTCCGTTCTATGATGATGATGGTACTTTGGTTGGGATTATTTGTGTATCAAGTGATTCACGGCCCTTTCAAGAAATGACAAGTGTGAAGCACCCGGAACCAGATTCTAGTTATGGTCGTCCCAGAAGTGGTGTCTCAATCACAAATAAACTTGGTCTTGATCCTCAACAGCCTCTGCAATCTGCAATTgcatcaaaaatttcaaatctggttagtgtttttgttttctcagTTTCCTGTGTTTTATTATAGTTTATAGTGTGGCATTTCTTGAATGTTAAACCACCAAAATAGGCATCCAAGGTGAGCAACAAAGTTAAGTCAAGAATTCGGACAGGAGAGAATAACATTGATCATGAAGGTGGGAGTGGCGATAGTCATCATTCTGATCATGCTTTCTCAGACACAGTTCTCTCTGACCATAGGGAGGATGCAACTTCAAGTGGAGCTAGCACACCCAGAGGAGATGTACCTCCATCTCCCTTTGGTGTATTTTCTCATGGTGATGAGAAGTGGCCCGGAAAACCCTCCAGAGATTCTGGTGATGAGAGTGAAGGGAAACCTACCATTCACAAGATCATAACCTCAAAGGCAGAAGCGTGGATGGGTAAGAAAGGGATATCATGGCCATGGAAAGGGAATGAGCGAGAAGGTTCAGATGCAAGGACTGCCCGTTTTGCCTGGCCCTGGTTGCGTAATGATCAAGAGAATGAATCAGTTCATCAGAAGACTTCCTCTTCTGGGCCAAAACCAGAATGCCAGGCAAGTGAAAGTAACCGGCCTGGCAATAACGAGGCATCAGGGTCCTGGTCCTCATTTAATGTTAACAGTACAAGCAGTGCCAGCAGCTGCGGAAGTACCAGCAGTACTGTAAATAAGGTCGACTTGGATACTGACTGCTTTGACTATGAAATCCTATGGGAGGACTTGACAATTGGAGAACAAATTGGGCAAGGTAATTTTATATTAAGTGAACAGTATGTGTTTGTGAAATATGGATCCCCCCCTCTTCAAATTCTGCCATTTAAGTTAATGATGGTAAAGCATGTGACTGAATGGCAAGAATGTCAATGAGTGTAAGCAGTTACCCATTATTGATCTTTCCTATTTTTCCTTTGAATTCATGCTTCTTTGTCCATAAAATATGTACCATGATATATTGCTTGGTCCCATACCaatctgattttttatttttttactgaattttcttcttctgcAGGTTCTTGTGGAACTGTATATCATGGTCTGTGGTATGGATCAGTATGTTCCTTGTTCTCTAGCTTTAGTTAACTTCAATTTCATGTGGATGCATAAATACAAAACATGATTCCAATTATTTGAGATGAGATGCTGCAGCATTGACTTCTAAATAGGCAAGTCCGGGGCTTGTGTCCATAGGCTACGCATTGAGATTTCATCTCTGCATGTCATGCACATGAGGATACAGTGTTACATTAAATGTGGGTTACTAGACGCCACTATTCTACTCCTATAAACTGATGATGCTGTTGCATGAACTCAGATATTTTTTCCTGttttaattacaaaaacaagAAGCACTGTTGTGACTTGTCATCTTTGTGTGGTTGAAATTGTATCCATGTTATTGCAGGATGTTGCAGTCAAGGTATTCTCCAAGCAAGAATATTCAGATGAGATATTGGTTTCCTTTAGACAAGAGGTTGGTTTTCTAGTTATCTTGTTATCATAGTTGCTCATGTAATTGGGACATAAAGTCATAAATGACATATTTTCTGGACTCTTGTTCATATATAGAGCATGCTCCATATCTGGATTCTTCTTTGGTTTGTAACTTTTACATACCCACCCATATGCATGTcacattttttccatttttggtgAGTACATTTTTTGTTGAAGACTGATGTCAAGGTATGGGTTTTTGCTCTCAAGGTATCTCTTATGAAAAGACTTAGACATCCAAACGTTTTACTCTTTATGGGAGCAGTAACCTCTGCTCAACGTCTCTGCATTGTTACAGAGTTTCTCCCACGGTTCATCCTCAACTTCTCCTTTCAAAATACTATATTACAAATCTTCTAATTCATATTTCTCATGTTCATCCATGTAACTATATCCATATTGATTTGGAAGTTTTCAAGAATGTTGTATGTGCTGAAGGATatttcttgtatatatatattctatcaATGCAGTGGAAGTTTATTTCGATTACTACAAAGGAATACATCCAAACTAGATTGGAGACGGCGTGTTCATATGGCTTTGGATATAGTGAGTTTTGAGTACTTTcttggtttttcatttttcttatttttaaatagtgaagATCTCTACGTATGTTGGGCATAGTGGATGTGTTGGTTTGCGTCTGTTTTGTgcaattgctttaatttttcaGTGATCCCCTTTGTGGTGTTCTCAAGCATTCTGTTTGCATTGTTACTTTTATTCTAGATTTGGGTTGCATGAATTTGTGTGCACAAGCTGGTCTACGGTCTTGTATTATCTTCTCCTTAGTGATTTATTGACTGTTACATTGTCCAATCCTTCTACAGGCTCGTGGCATGAATTATCTTCATCATTGCAACCCACCAATCATTCATCGAGATTTGAAGTCTTCAAATCTTTTAGTTGATAAGAACTGGACTGTGAAGGTCTGCCTTTTATTATggtgtatataatatatatatatatatatatatatatttttctttccctaTCAAGGCAAAGCATAATCTCATCGTTTGTCATCTGAACAGGTTGGT contains:
- the LOC115994561 gene encoding probable serine/threonine-protein kinase DDB_G0282963; this encodes MGTPPAEELLRKIEELEAGHANLKQEMSKLVLSGNEQQHHHHHHHHNHNQQRSHSVSPQRSGPQRRRAGASGLDSGAGGVWKKAGSTSFRHSSPLQRESRSREPTNVDVDVNVNVSGGGGGAGGGGPSAVNFTDRQYLNILQSMGQSVHIFDLNGRIIYWNRTAENLYGYSAAEALGQDAVELLIDPQNYAVANNIVHRVSMGESWTGQIPLKNKTGETILAVATNTPFYDDDGTLVGIICVSSDSRPFQEMTSVKHPEPDSSYGRPRSGVSITNKLGLDPQQPLQSAIASKISNLASKVSNKVKSRIRTGENNIDHEGGSGDSHHSDHAFSDTVLSDHREDATSSGASTPRGDVPPSPFGVFSHGDEKWPGKPSRDSGDESEGKPTIHKIITSKAEAWMGKKGISWPWKGNEREGSDARTARFAWPWLRNDQENESVHQKTSSSGPKPECQASESNRPGNNEASGSWSSFNVNSTSSASSCGSTSSTVNKVDLDTDCFDYEILWEDLTIGEQIGQGSCGTVYHGLWYGSDVAVKVFSKQEYSDEILVSFRQEVSLMKRLRHPNVLLFMGAVTSAQRLCIVTEFLPRGSLFRLLQRNTSKLDWRRRVHMALDIARGMNYLHHCNPPIIHRDLKSSNLLVDKNWTVKVGDFGLSRLKHETYLTTKTGKGTPQWMAPEVLRNEPSDEKSDVYSYGVILWELATEKIPWDNLNSMQVIGAVGFMNQRLEIPTDVDPQWASIIESCWHSDPASRPTFQELLERLRELQRQYALQFQAARSAAGDGAQ